A genomic segment from Pseudomonadota bacterium encodes:
- a CDS encoding AlpA family transcriptional regulator, translating to MQQNNHREPTILRRPQVQQRTGLSRSTLYQYIKDGEFPQSIALGPRSVGWLESDVSDWIAERVKISRSRAGRPAR from the coding sequence ATGCAGCAGAACAACCACAGAGAGCCGACCATCCTGCGCCGCCCACAGGTCCAACAACGCACCGGCCTATCTCGCAGTACCCTGTACCAATACATCAAGGACGGCGAGTTCCCGCAGTCCATTGCACTGGGCCCACGGTCGGTAGGCTGGCTTGAATCCGATGTCAGCGACTGGATCGCGGAGCGCGTGAAGATCTCGCGTAGCCGTGCTGGCCGGCCGGCCCGGTAA
- a CDS encoding DUF3987 domain-containing protein, which translates to MSAEIFEQFRAALEARNVIPPETIIADGEFHRCDVAGKHGKDDASYVLHLDGFPAGGFENWRDGHGWQPWRLNIGRPLTRAERDDLARRDAATRIKRAEEAAQTQADARRRAARIWYAARAATPSHPYLAQKKVSGHDLREYKGALVVPLRAVDGTLHSLQFIAGDGSKRFLRGGRVAGMCYLFGTISEGQAVVCVAEGYATAATIHEATGYPAAAAFNAGNLAAVARTIRQTYPEASLIVCADDDFETPGNPGLALATNAARESGAAVAIPSFGAGRLSGETDFNDLHRKEGPDAVRTALDTALVPANESLLTVDVLAEGETDWTEPEPLGAPIDATPYPDHALPGVLGDAVRQAQSFVQAPMALVASSALSTLSVAVQSLVNVRRDHHLVGPVSLYLLALADSGERKTTSDAIFGAALRRWESERRQDLAHDIKKSEATLATFEAKKSGLLDAIKLKRRRSLDSTKEESSLEALLQEAPSPLAVPRLLYADATPEALAHALATGWPSAGVLSAEAGAVFGAHGMDKTTSCAIWPC; encoded by the coding sequence ATGAGCGCAGAAATCTTTGAGCAGTTCCGCGCGGCGCTCGAGGCGCGGAACGTCATTCCACCTGAAACGATCATTGCTGACGGAGAATTTCATCGCTGCGATGTCGCCGGCAAGCATGGCAAAGACGACGCGTCCTACGTGCTCCATCTCGATGGCTTCCCTGCCGGCGGGTTCGAGAACTGGCGCGACGGCCACGGTTGGCAACCGTGGCGACTAAACATCGGGCGGCCACTGACACGCGCCGAGCGAGATGACTTGGCGCGACGGGATGCGGCCACGCGTATCAAACGCGCCGAGGAGGCGGCCCAGACTCAGGCCGACGCGCGACGACGCGCGGCCCGGATCTGGTACGCCGCTCGTGCGGCGACTCCCTCCCATCCGTACCTGGCGCAGAAGAAGGTCTCGGGCCACGACCTGCGCGAATACAAGGGCGCGCTGGTCGTGCCGCTGCGCGCGGTTGACGGAACACTGCATAGCCTGCAATTCATAGCGGGTGACGGCAGTAAGCGCTTTTTGAGAGGGGGACGGGTCGCCGGCATGTGTTACCTGTTCGGTACCATCAGCGAGGGCCAGGCGGTCGTGTGCGTCGCTGAGGGCTACGCCACGGCCGCGACTATTCACGAGGCGACCGGTTACCCGGCCGCCGCGGCGTTTAATGCCGGCAATCTTGCGGCAGTGGCAAGAACCATCCGGCAGACCTATCCCGAGGCTTCCCTCATCGTGTGTGCCGACGATGATTTTGAGACGCCCGGCAACCCTGGGCTCGCACTCGCCACGAACGCCGCCCGGGAAAGTGGGGCAGCGGTAGCTATTCCGTCCTTTGGCGCCGGGCGCTTGTCCGGCGAAACCGACTTCAACGATCTCCACCGCAAGGAGGGCCCGGATGCCGTAAGAACGGCGCTCGATACTGCCTTGGTCCCCGCGAACGAATCGTTACTCACAGTCGATGTGCTTGCGGAAGGAGAGACCGACTGGACAGAGCCTGAACCACTCGGAGCACCCATCGACGCCACGCCTTATCCCGACCACGCCTTGCCTGGTGTTTTGGGCGACGCAGTCAGACAGGCCCAATCCTTCGTCCAGGCGCCGATGGCACTGGTGGCCTCCTCGGCCCTCTCGACACTTTCGGTCGCGGTTCAGAGCTTGGTCAATGTTCGACGCGATCATCACCTCGTCGGTCCGGTGTCGCTCTATCTGCTCGCGCTCGCTGACTCGGGCGAGCGTAAGACGACCTCCGATGCCATCTTCGGCGCCGCCCTGCGTCGCTGGGAGAGTGAGCGACGACAGGACCTCGCGCACGACATCAAAAAGTCCGAAGCGACGCTCGCGACCTTCGAAGCCAAGAAGTCCGGGCTCCTCGACGCCATCAAACTCAAACGACGACGGTCACTGGATTCCACCAAGGAAGAATCGTCTTTGGAAGCGCTACTGCAGGAAGCGCCGTCGCCGCTAGCCGTTCCACGCCTGCTCTATGCCGACGCGACTCCGGAGGCGCTCGCCCATGCCCTGGCAACCGGATGGCCCAGTGCGGGTGTGCTCTCGGCCGAGGCCGGCGCCGTATTCGGCGCCCACGGCATGGACAAGACAACCTCATGCGCAATCTGGCCTTGTTGA
- a CDS encoding DUF3987 domain-containing protein, with product MRNLALLNVLWDGGEMAIDRRTRPSFVLRGRRLTFGLMAQPEAFRSFLERAGTLPRGTGFIARFLIAWPLSTQGSRTYRPAPESMPAVMRFAERICTLLDTPLATDAHGGLTPVVLDLSQAARQAWIQIFNTIEHQLGRDGELHAVRDVAAKASENLVRLAALFHVMEHGV from the coding sequence ATGCGCAATCTGGCCTTGTTGAATGTGCTTTGGGACGGCGGAGAGATGGCCATCGATCGACGCACTCGCCCTTCGTTTGTATTGCGCGGTCGACGACTGACCTTTGGCCTCATGGCCCAACCCGAAGCCTTCCGCAGTTTCCTGGAGCGTGCCGGGACGCTGCCACGCGGAACGGGTTTCATCGCGCGTTTTCTAATCGCTTGGCCGCTGAGTACTCAAGGGTCTCGAACGTATCGACCGGCCCCAGAGTCCATGCCAGCGGTCATGCGGTTCGCAGAGCGCATTTGCACGCTGCTTGATACCCCGCTCGCTACCGACGCCCACGGCGGCCTCACCCCTGTCGTGCTCGACTTGTCACAAGCCGCTCGCCAGGCGTGGATCCAGATCTTCAACACCATCGAGCATCAGCTGGGGCGAGACGGCGAGCTTCATGCGGTACGCGATGTGGCTGCCAAGGCGTCCGAGAATCTGGTGCGCTTGGCGGCACTGTTCCACGTCATGGAACATGGCGT